In a genomic window of Gloeocapsopsis dulcis:
- a CDS encoding potassium-transporting ATPase subunit F has protein sequence MKRVELSATDQLIEVTEAMAFLWKRSRKQKLPVVTFVLLCLNLVLAPTVYAAADGTLERSSAWAVGLLILLTLALATYLFVVVLQPERF, from the coding sequence ATGAAAAGAGTTGAGTTGTCGGCTACGGATCAATTGATAGAGGTAACTGAGGCGATGGCTTTCCTCTGGAAGCGATCACGCAAGCAGAAGTTGCCTGTAGTTACTTTTGTGTTGTTGTGTCTGAATTTAGTGCTTGCCCCAACTGTTTATGCTGCCGCTGATGGCACGTTAGAACGCAGCTCTGCTTGGGCAGTTGGTTTACTCATTTTACTAACGCTAGCACTTGCTACTTATTTGTTTGTCGTTGTCTTGCAGCCGGAGCGCTTTTAA
- the kdpC gene encoding K(+)-transporting ATPase subunit C — translation MSIVKDTTRAIRMTLVLWVLSAIIYPLLMIIVGQVFFPFQANGSIVQNPQGQPVGSALIGQAFTSEQYFITRPSTVEYSIGEDAAPTGISGASNLAPSNPELIKRIHAEVEQLQQIDILPTADLIYTSGSGLDPHITVAAANAQVQRVARVRALPPDQIRALITENTDGKFLEIFGEPGVNVFQLNLALDTLKSGS, via the coding sequence ATGTCTATTGTTAAAGACACTACTAGAGCAATTCGCATGACCCTGGTTCTTTGGGTGCTCTCAGCAATCATCTATCCTCTACTGATGATTATAGTGGGTCAAGTTTTCTTTCCATTTCAGGCTAACGGAAGCATAGTGCAGAATCCTCAAGGACAACCAGTAGGTTCGGCTTTGATTGGTCAAGCATTCACATCTGAGCAATATTTTATCACTCGTCCTAGTACCGTTGAATATAGTATTGGAGAAGATGCCGCACCTACAGGCATATCTGGAGCTAGCAATCTTGCTCCGAGCAATCCAGAGTTAATCAAGCGGATTCACGCTGAAGTAGAGCAGCTCCAACAAATTGATATTTTACCAACAGCCGATCTCATCTATACCTCTGGTTCTGGCTTAGATCCTCATATTACTGTTGCGGCAGCTAATGCTCAAGTACAAAGGGTGGCACGAGTGCGGGCATTACCTCCAGACCAAATTAGAGCATTAATTACCGAAAATACAGATGGTAAATTTCTCGAAATTTTTGGTGAGCCTGGAGTTAACGTTTTCCAGCTGAACTTGGCTTTAGACACTTTGAAGTCTGGTAGTTAG
- the kdpA gene encoding potassium-transporting ATPase subunit KdpA, translating into MWQGFFQIALTLLILVVITPFLGRYMARVFLKQKTLLDPVMGVVERGIYALGGVRAKEEMTGWQYARAVLYSNLVMGIFVFLIFMFQGILPLNPTSLSAPSWDLALHTAISFTTNTNQQHYSGETTYSYASQMLALGFLMFTSTATGLAVAIAFIRGLTGRSLGNFYVDLTVSITRILLPISIIGAVLLLMAGVPETLNGPVIVTTLEGTTQYIARGPVAHFEIIKELGENGGGFFGINSAHPYENPNAATNLLEIIAMVCIPAALIITYGIFTGNKKQGWLLFWMVFIIFVVLVGITSVGEYQGNPLVNNLIGQQPNLEGKEVRFGWAQTALWAVLTTGTMCGAVNGMHDSLMPPGGFSTLFNMFVQMVWGGQGTGTAYLFIYLILTVFVTGLMVGRTPEFLGRKIEKREIVLASVILLVHPIAVLIPSAITLAFPETLAGITNPGFHGISQVVYEYTSAAANNGSGFEGLEDDTLWWNLSTSLSLLAGRYLPIIALLLLADSMANKQPVPETSGTLRTDTVLFTGVTAGVILILGVLTFFPVLALGPIAEVFQIASAAQS; encoded by the coding sequence ATGTGGCAAGGATTTTTTCAGATTGCATTAACGCTACTAATATTGGTTGTCATCACTCCCTTTTTAGGAAGATACATGGCGCGTGTCTTCTTAAAACAAAAAACTTTGCTCGATCCCGTTATGGGAGTAGTTGAGCGAGGGATCTACGCCTTGGGCGGCGTGCGTGCCAAAGAGGAGATGACCGGTTGGCAGTATGCACGAGCAGTACTGTACAGCAATCTTGTTATGGGCATTTTCGTCTTTTTGATTTTTATGTTTCAGGGAATCCTACCCCTAAATCCAACTAGTTTGAGTGCGCCCAGTTGGGACTTAGCACTGCATACCGCGATCTCTTTCACTACCAATACCAACCAGCAGCATTACTCTGGTGAAACCACCTACAGTTATGCCAGTCAAATGCTGGCGCTGGGGTTTTTGATGTTTACCTCAACTGCTACAGGTTTAGCAGTAGCAATTGCTTTTATTCGGGGCTTAACTGGCAGATCGCTAGGAAATTTTTATGTGGATTTAACTGTATCAATCACGCGGATATTACTACCAATCTCTATTATTGGTGCAGTACTGTTGCTGATGGCTGGCGTACCGGAAACCCTAAATGGTCCAGTGATAGTTACTACCTTAGAAGGTACAACGCAATACATTGCTAGAGGTCCAGTTGCTCACTTTGAAATTATTAAAGAACTGGGAGAAAACGGCGGTGGCTTTTTTGGGATTAACTCGGCTCATCCATATGAAAATCCTAATGCTGCTACTAATTTGTTGGAAATCATCGCTATGGTTTGCATCCCAGCAGCACTAATTATTACCTACGGCATCTTTACTGGGAACAAAAAGCAGGGATGGCTGCTGTTCTGGATGGTTTTCATCATCTTTGTCGTGCTAGTTGGCATTACATCTGTAGGCGAGTATCAAGGCAATCCTTTAGTCAACAATCTAATTGGGCAACAACCGAATTTAGAAGGTAAAGAAGTCAGATTTGGTTGGGCACAAACGGCACTGTGGGCAGTTTTAACCACAGGAACCATGTGTGGAGCTGTCAACGGGATGCACGATTCCTTGATGCCACCAGGCGGCTTTTCTACTTTATTTAATATGTTTGTCCAAATGGTCTGGGGCGGTCAGGGAACTGGTACAGCCTACTTATTCATTTACCTAATTCTGACCGTTTTTGTAACTGGTCTTATGGTAGGAAGAACCCCAGAGTTTTTAGGACGCAAAATTGAGAAGCGGGAGATTGTTCTGGCTAGCGTTATTCTACTTGTCCACCCAATTGCGGTTTTGATTCCCAGTGCGATTACTCTGGCTTTTCCTGAAACCTTGGCTGGAATTACTAACCCTGGCTTCCACGGCATTTCCCAGGTAGTTTATGAATACACCTCAGCTGCTGCTAATAATGGTTCGGGTTTTGAGGGATTAGAAGATGACACGCTGTGGTGGAACTTGAGTACTAGTCTCAGTTTGTTGGCGGGACGCTATCTGCCAATTATTGCTCTGCTACTGCTAGCTGACAGTATGGCTAACAAACAGCCAGTACCAGAAACCTCTGGCACCTTGCGAACCGATACAGTTCTATTTACAGGTGTCACTGCTGGGGTGATTTTGATTCTAGGGGTACTGACGTTCTTCCCTGTTTTAGCTTTAGGTCCGATAGCTGAAGTGTTTCAAATTGCTAGCGCTGCTCAATCATGA
- a CDS encoding response regulator transcription factor — protein MLSTSLRLLLVEDDELFRLGLQVKLQQETGLEIVAEAEDGETAVEMVKRHPLDVVLLDIGLPGIGGIEACRQIKQQNPQLPVLVLTSHSQQSLITRLLKAGAQGYCLKGISAEALILAVRSVAAGASWWDRTATTEIRAKFEHNSTTAHSPNDVEGSNLPLTQREQEILALIAAGRSNQEIATTLYITPGTVRVHVHTIIQKLGVRDRTQAAVLAVQKQWIAAELLAKQNG, from the coding sequence ATGCTATCTACCTCGCTGCGGCTGTTACTAGTTGAAGATGACGAATTGTTTCGCCTCGGTCTGCAAGTAAAATTGCAACAGGAAACAGGTTTAGAAATTGTTGCCGAGGCAGAGGATGGCGAGACAGCAGTAGAAATGGTCAAGCGTCATCCGCTGGATGTGGTGTTACTAGATATAGGGCTGCCAGGAATTGGTGGTATTGAGGCTTGTCGTCAAATTAAGCAGCAAAATCCTCAACTACCAGTTTTAGTGCTGACTTCACATTCGCAGCAGTCTCTAATTACACGATTGCTCAAAGCTGGAGCGCAGGGTTACTGTTTGAAAGGAATTTCCGCCGAGGCTTTAATTTTGGCAGTCCGCTCAGTTGCCGCCGGAGCCTCTTGGTGGGATAGAACTGCAACTACAGAGATTCGTGCTAAGTTTGAGCATAATTCAACGACTGCTCATTCTCCTAATGATGTAGAGGGATCAAACCTGCCACTAACGCAGCGCGAACAAGAAATTCTGGCGCTAATTGCCGCTGGTAGGTCGAATCAAGAGATTGCCACAACCCTTTATATTACTCCTGGTACTGTTAGGGTACACGTTCATACTATTATCCAAAAGCTCGGTGTACGCGATCGCACTCAAGCTGCGGTGTTGGCAGTCCAAAAACAATGGATCGCTGCTGAATTATTAGCCAAGCAAAATGGTTAG
- a CDS encoding TrkA C-terminal domain-containing protein, with amino-acid sequence MKQSKYVVVFPSMTFVEPVLVGVIIQENSCYCGISLKNIQLPEKCICLGVVRDGEVILASAKEITLWCGDYVMAIAFSPAIVPALKVLLKKTHPISWSPFRSRLNWKHWLFQFLNNLSNLCCSKNCIQLH; translated from the coding sequence ATGAAGCAGTCAAAATATGTGGTTGTGTTTCCAAGCATGACTTTTGTAGAACCAGTTTTAGTTGGTGTAATCATCCAAGAAAACAGTTGTTATTGCGGCATCAGTTTAAAGAATATCCAACTACCAGAAAAATGTATTTGTTTAGGAGTTGTGAGAGATGGAGAAGTAATATTAGCAAGTGCTAAAGAAATTACTCTCTGGTGTGGCGACTATGTAATGGCTATAGCATTCAGCCCAGCGATAGTCCCAGCACTTAAAGTTCTTCTAAAGAAGACACACCCAATCTCTTGGTCTCCTTTCAGAAGCCGCCTGAACTGGAAACATTGGTTGTTTCAGTTTTTGAATAACCTTTCTAATTTATGTTGTTCAAAGAATTGTATCCAACTGCATTGA
- a CDS encoding universal stress protein, with the protein MFNPSVPSLDNSYIRPARRGKHKIFIGMAPGAGKTFRMLEEAHALKQEGIDVVIGLLETHGRRETAQKAEGLEMLPRQKLIRSGLTLAEMDTDAILARSPQLVLVDELAHTNIPGSPRAKRYEDVEVILAAGLDVYSTVNIQHLESLNDLVARITGVVVRERIPDRLLEEAAEVVVVDVTPETLQERLLEGKIYAPQKIQQALSNFFQRRNLIALRELALREVADNVEEDALACTPAGQFCNIHERVLVCVSTYPNSLQLLRRGARISGYMNAPLYAVFVEEPDRFLTKEESLHLETCEKLCKEFGGTFIRCNSYDVAQAIAEVAQQQHITQIVIGESQRSRWKLILKGSLTQKLVRLLKNVDIHIMATEKTATPINLATEE; encoded by the coding sequence ATGTTTAACCCATCTGTACCCTCACTAGATAATTCCTACATTCGCCCTGCACGTCGAGGTAAGCACAAAATCTTTATTGGTATGGCTCCTGGGGCAGGTAAAACCTTCCGAATGCTGGAAGAAGCTCATGCTCTCAAACAAGAAGGAATTGATGTTGTGATTGGGCTATTGGAAACTCATGGTCGGAGGGAGACAGCCCAAAAAGCGGAGGGACTGGAGATGTTACCCCGCCAGAAACTGATTCGGAGCGGGTTAACGCTAGCTGAAATGGATACAGATGCGATTTTGGCACGATCGCCCCAGTTAGTGTTAGTGGATGAACTGGCACATACCAATATCCCTGGTTCGCCACGAGCAAAACGCTACGAGGATGTGGAGGTGATTCTAGCGGCCGGTCTTGATGTCTACTCCACTGTCAATATCCAGCATCTGGAGAGTTTGAATGACTTGGTAGCACGCATTACTGGTGTAGTAGTGCGAGAACGCATTCCTGATCGCCTGCTAGAAGAAGCTGCGGAGGTGGTAGTGGTTGATGTCACCCCAGAGACACTACAAGAACGGTTGTTGGAAGGCAAAATTTACGCCCCACAAAAAATCCAACAAGCTCTTTCTAACTTTTTTCAACGGCGCAACCTGATCGCTTTGCGGGAGTTAGCACTGCGGGAAGTAGCGGATAACGTTGAGGAAGATGCGCTTGCCTGTACTCCAGCTGGGCAATTCTGTAATATTCACGAACGGGTTTTGGTTTGCGTTTCCACCTATCCCAATTCATTACAACTGTTGCGCCGAGGAGCGCGGATTTCTGGTTACATGAATGCCCCACTTTATGCTGTGTTTGTCGAAGAACCAGACCGATTCCTGACTAAGGAAGAAAGCTTACACCTTGAAACTTGTGAGAAGCTCTGTAAAGAATTTGGTGGGACTTTTATCCGCTGTAACAGCTATGATGTTGCCCAGGCGATCGCTGAAGTGGCTCAGCAGCAGCACATTACCCAAATTGTGATTGGTGAAAGCCAGCGATCACGTTGGAAGTTAATCCTAAAAGGCTCTTTAACTCAAAAGTTGGTGCGATTACTCAAAAACGTTGATATACATATCATGGCAACTGAGAAAACAGCCACGCCTATTAACCTAGCTACAGAGGAATAA
- a CDS encoding sensor histidine kinase has product MLKIELQKLLRLLKQQSISSTKNSRLKALWSILSLFVLVLVLEFATPVNYVFGYLYTGPILLATSRLGRAATFYTTLVAVVLTILNLGVPGNEVIEPSTVASRLIAVIALIVTGILSDRNRVYEQAIAQQQAKLEAQEQLTSIREDFASTLTHDLKTPLLGAIETLKAFQQGEFGAITPVQHKVLATMARSHQTTLQLVETLLDVYRNDTEGLELQLAPVNLVAVAEEAIATLRDLASSRQIHISLNYGESNFRRALWVKGDALQLGRVFVNLLTNAINHSLRGGKVEVILVSQSDYQIVKVLDNGLGITAAEQLHIFERFYQGNSDRQAKGSGLGLYLTRQIIAAHGGTIWAENRISSGDATRTPRGALFGFRLPAYPFQPLLSV; this is encoded by the coding sequence ATGCTCAAGATAGAACTCCAGAAATTACTTCGGTTGTTAAAGCAGCAGAGCATTTCATCTACTAAAAACTCGCGGTTGAAAGCACTTTGGTCAATTCTCAGCCTGTTTGTACTAGTCCTAGTGCTGGAGTTTGCCACTCCCGTAAATTACGTATTTGGTTATCTCTACACTGGACCAATTTTACTGGCTACCTCCCGTTTAGGTCGAGCAGCAACCTTTTACACCACTTTAGTAGCAGTAGTTTTAACAATTTTGAACTTAGGGGTTCCCGGAAACGAAGTGATTGAACCCTCAACTGTGGCTAGTAGGCTGATTGCAGTGATAGCGCTAATTGTTACAGGCATTCTTAGCGATCGCAATCGCGTTTATGAGCAGGCAATCGCCCAACAACAGGCAAAATTGGAAGCGCAAGAGCAATTAACTAGTATCCGCGAAGATTTTGCCTCTACCTTGACTCATGACTTAAAAACTCCTTTACTAGGTGCAATAGAGACTTTAAAAGCTTTTCAGCAGGGGGAATTTGGAGCGATCACACCAGTACAGCACAAGGTCTTAGCAACAATGGCACGCAGTCATCAAACTACTCTGCAACTGGTGGAGACACTGCTGGATGTCTATCGCAATGATACGGAAGGATTGGAATTGCAGTTAGCACCAGTTAATTTGGTGGCTGTGGCGGAAGAGGCGATCGCTACATTAAGGGATTTAGCTTCATCTCGTCAAATTCATATCAGCTTGAACTACGGAGAGTCGAATTTTCGCCGAGCTTTATGGGTAAAGGGCGATGCTCTGCAACTGGGGCGTGTCTTCGTTAATTTACTGACAAATGCCATCAATCATTCTCTACGTGGTGGTAAGGTGGAAGTTATATTGGTATCTCAATCGGACTATCAAATTGTTAAGGTGCTAGATAATGGACTAGGGATTACAGCCGCAGAACAGCTGCACATATTTGAGCGGTTTTACCAGGGAAATAGTGATCGCCAAGCTAAAGGATCTGGTTTAGGACTGTACTTAACTCGCCAAATTATTGCAGCTCACGGCGGTACAATTTGGGCAGAAAATCGTATCTCCTCCGGAGACGCTACGCGAACGCCACGTGGCGCACTATTCGGCTTTCGATTACCTGCCTACCCATTTCAACCGCTTTTATCTGTATAA
- a CDS encoding Mo-dependent nitrogenase C-terminal domain-containing protein yields the protein MTSVVKSPYTNEQIVAWLRGLLSIAWADGNFDSQEQEIITALTQELTIDSELESFEKISPEELASALKDDPTAAENFLRTAVMVAIADGTYSSIEDEIIHQFCQALGLQETALVALRQTLCDFSTDIDATSLPTTEQPQFDVLYPVRDWLDKLDIHDPKVARFLCKMIPPQCPFERDVKLFGKKIVHIPPLCKLNPLYEQLVGLRFRALSYLADECHEDVTEYC from the coding sequence ATGACAAGCGTTGTTAAATCTCCTTACACAAACGAACAAATTGTAGCTTGGTTACGAGGATTACTCTCAATCGCTTGGGCGGATGGTAACTTCGATTCTCAAGAGCAAGAAATCATTACAGCCTTAACTCAAGAACTTACCATTGACTCAGAATTAGAATCTTTTGAAAAAATCAGCCCAGAAGAATTAGCAAGCGCCTTAAAAGACGATCCAACTGCCGCAGAAAACTTTTTACGTACTGCTGTGATGGTAGCGATCGCGGATGGTACGTACTCCTCTATAGAAGATGAAATCATTCATCAATTCTGCCAAGCTTTGGGTTTGCAAGAAACAGCACTTGTTGCCCTGCGCCAAACATTGTGTGATTTTTCTACAGATATCGATGCCACGTCTTTACCTACCACTGAACAACCGCAGTTCGACGTCTTGTATCCTGTGCGTGACTGGCTCGATAAACTCGATATTCACGACCCTAAAGTTGCCCGCTTCTTGTGTAAAATGATTCCACCGCAGTGTCCATTTGAGCGCGATGTCAAACTCTTTGGCAAGAAAATTGTCCACATTCCCCCTCTATGTAAGCTCAACCCGCTTTATGAACAACTTGTCGGACTACGCTTTCGTGCGTTGTCCTATCTTGCTGATGAGTGCCATGAAGATGTCACAGAATATTGTTAA
- a CDS encoding EamA family transporter, whose amino-acid sequence MTLPEFGLFLISILASVAGQWLLKAGALKLGRVDASNFVSHVFGMITIPELLAGLTCYALGAIVYILVLTRVKLSVAGPGVALVYVFSLLIGYFVFRESIPLSRLVGLGLIICGVILVIWKS is encoded by the coding sequence GTGACGCTACCAGAGTTTGGATTATTTCTCATTTCGATCCTAGCAAGCGTGGCTGGGCAATGGCTGCTCAAAGCAGGGGCTTTGAAACTAGGCAGAGTGGATGCGAGTAATTTTGTCAGCCATGTGTTTGGTATGATTACGATTCCAGAACTACTTGCTGGGTTGACGTGTTATGCCCTAGGCGCGATTGTGTATATTTTGGTGTTGACGCGCGTTAAACTCAGTGTTGCTGGTCCTGGGGTGGCGTTAGTTTATGTCTTTTCGCTGCTGATTGGATACTTTGTCTTTCGAGAATCAATTCCTTTAAGTCGGTTAGTGGGGTTGGGACTGATAATCTGTGGCGTCATTCTTGTGATTTGGAAAAGTTAG
- the obgE gene encoding GTPase ObgE, with product MQFIDQAEIEVEAGSGGDGIVAFRREKYVPAGGPSGGNGGHGGSVILVAAENLQTLLDFRYAHRFQAENGSRGGPNNRTGASGSDRTIEVPCGTIVYDAETNELLGDLVTPRQTLCVAAGGKGGLGNKYFLSNRNRAPEYALPGLPGEKRLLRLELKLLAEVGIIGLPNAGKSTLIAALSAARPKVADYPFTTLIPNLGVVRKPTGDGTVFADIPGLIAGAHQGAGLGHDFLRHIERTRVLLHLVDATAADPVTDYQTIQQELHAYGRGLPDRPQILALNKIDAVDEDTVIAIAQELLQRHGNKPFLISAATRQGLEPLLQHIWSVLDAVDTLQEVTQP from the coding sequence ATGCAATTTATCGACCAAGCAGAAATTGAAGTTGAAGCAGGTTCAGGAGGTGATGGAATTGTAGCCTTCCGCCGCGAAAAATACGTACCCGCAGGGGGACCTTCTGGAGGAAATGGGGGACATGGTGGTTCAGTCATTTTAGTTGCAGCAGAGAATTTGCAAACTCTCCTAGACTTTCGGTATGCACACCGCTTTCAAGCCGAAAATGGTTCGCGTGGTGGACCAAACAATCGGACAGGGGCTTCAGGAAGCGATCGCACAATTGAAGTTCCCTGCGGTACTATCGTTTACGATGCAGAAACGAATGAACTTTTAGGCGATTTAGTCACACCAAGACAAACACTGTGTGTTGCTGCGGGTGGTAAAGGCGGATTAGGAAATAAATATTTCTTGAGTAATCGCAATCGCGCCCCTGAGTATGCACTTCCAGGTTTACCAGGAGAAAAACGCCTACTGCGCCTCGAATTAAAATTATTAGCCGAAGTCGGAATTATCGGACTCCCCAACGCGGGTAAATCAACGCTAATTGCTGCGCTTTCCGCAGCCCGCCCTAAAGTAGCCGATTATCCCTTTACAACGCTTATCCCTAATTTAGGTGTTGTCCGTAAACCAACAGGTGATGGTACAGTCTTTGCTGATATTCCTGGTTTAATTGCTGGCGCGCATCAGGGAGCAGGTTTAGGTCATGATTTCTTGCGTCATATCGAACGTACTCGCGTGCTACTGCATTTAGTTGACGCTACTGCTGCTGATCCCGTTACTGATTATCAAACTATTCAGCAGGAGTTACATGCCTACGGACGCGGACTACCCGATCGCCCGCAAATTTTGGCGTTGAATAAGATCGATGCAGTTGATGAAGATACAGTGATAGCGATCGCCCAGGAACTTTTACAGCGTCACGGTAACAAACCTTTTCTGATTTCTGCTGCTACTCGTCAAGGATTAGAACCATTACTCCAGCACATCTGGTCTGTTTTAGATGCTGTTGATACACTGCAAGAAGTCACTCAGCCATAG
- the kdpB gene encoding potassium-transporting ATPase subunit KdpB: MDSVKPDSSQSRRPQPSGPRSGRKHTPKVDKRGLYRRAVKEAFVKLNPRVMLKNPVMFVVYVGTIITALLTIEPNLFGPVSGDNVRSFNGLITIILFFTVVFANFAEAVAEGRGKAQADALRSTKSDTTARKLLPDGSIQEVSSTTLHRGDMVQVMAGDIIPADGEVTSGVASVDESAITGESAPVLKEPGSDVASSVTGGTRILSDELTIRITSDPGKGFIDRMISLVEGAERSKTPNEIALTVLLAVLTLVFLFVVATLPTPANYVNSPVSVTLLIALLVALIPTTIGGLLSAIGIAGMDRVAQFNVIATSGRAVEACGDVNTLVLDKTGTITLGNRLAEEFIPVNGHSLQDIARVALAASVFDDTPEGKSIVRLAENLGAKVNFDKSQAEGIEFSAKTRMSGTNLPDGSEVRKGAVGAVKGFVRSRNGRDTPELDTAYERVSHLGGTPLAVALNDEIYGVIYLKDIVKPGIRDRFNQLRRMGVRTIMLTGDNRITASVIAEEAGVDDFIAEATPEDKIEVIQREQAAGKLVAMTGDGTNDAPALAQANVGVAMNTGTQAAKEAANMVDLDSDPTKLIDIVTIGKQLLITRGALTTFSIANDIAKYFAIIPVIFASARLESLNVMNLASTNSAVLSALIYNALIIPALIPLALTGVKFRPLTANQLLQRNILIYGLGGVIAPFIAIKVIDMAIAAVGLA; this comes from the coding sequence ATGGACTCTGTAAAACCCGACTCATCCCAATCCCGTCGTCCTCAGCCCAGTGGTCCTCGATCAGGGCGTAAGCATACACCAAAGGTAGATAAAAGAGGGCTTTATCGTAGGGCTGTAAAAGAAGCCTTTGTGAAGCTCAACCCGCGAGTGATGCTCAAAAATCCAGTCATGTTCGTTGTTTATGTGGGGACAATCATTACGGCGCTACTGACGATTGAGCCGAATTTGTTTGGTCCCGTCTCTGGTGATAACGTACGAAGTTTCAATGGCTTGATTACAATAATTTTATTCTTCACCGTTGTGTTTGCCAACTTTGCTGAGGCAGTAGCTGAAGGACGAGGCAAGGCGCAAGCTGACGCTTTGCGCTCAACTAAGTCGGATACGACTGCTCGGAAACTCTTGCCCGATGGCTCAATTCAAGAGGTATCTTCAACTACCTTGCACCGAGGTGACATGGTGCAAGTCATGGCTGGTGATATTATCCCTGCAGACGGGGAAGTGACTTCAGGAGTTGCGTCGGTAGATGAATCAGCAATTACGGGTGAATCGGCACCAGTGCTGAAGGAGCCTGGGTCGGACGTTGCTAGTTCCGTTACGGGTGGTACGCGCATTCTTTCAGATGAACTGACAATTCGGATTACATCTGACCCTGGCAAAGGGTTTATTGACCGGATGATTTCCCTGGTAGAGGGGGCAGAGCGGTCTAAAACACCGAATGAAATTGCTTTGACAGTCCTACTGGCGGTACTAACTCTAGTTTTTTTGTTTGTGGTGGCGACATTACCTACACCTGCTAACTATGTCAATAGTCCAGTCAGCGTAACGCTGTTGATTGCCCTATTGGTAGCACTTATTCCGACAACGATTGGGGGATTGCTAAGTGCAATTGGTATCGCTGGGATGGATCGAGTTGCTCAGTTTAATGTAATTGCCACCTCAGGCAGAGCAGTGGAGGCGTGTGGTGATGTCAATACCTTGGTTTTGGATAAGACAGGGACGATTACATTGGGCAACCGTTTGGCAGAAGAGTTCATTCCAGTTAACGGTCACTCGCTGCAAGATATTGCTCGTGTCGCGTTAGCAGCAAGCGTGTTTGATGACACGCCAGAAGGTAAATCAATTGTCCGACTAGCAGAAAATTTAGGCGCTAAAGTAAATTTCGATAAAAGCCAAGCAGAAGGAATTGAATTTTCTGCCAAAACGCGCATGAGTGGGACAAATTTACCAGATGGTAGTGAAGTGCGTAAAGGAGCAGTCGGAGCAGTTAAAGGGTTTGTGCGTTCGCGTAATGGCAGAGATACACCTGAACTTGATACGGCTTATGAACGGGTTTCCCATCTAGGCGGGACACCTCTAGCTGTAGCTCTTAATGATGAGATTTATGGTGTGATTTATCTCAAAGATATTGTTAAACCAGGGATACGCGATCGCTTTAACCAGTTACGCCGCATGGGAGTGCGTACCATCATGCTGACTGGAGACAACCGAATTACCGCTTCTGTGATTGCCGAAGAAGCTGGAGTGGATGACTTCATTGCAGAAGCAACGCCAGAAGACAAAATCGAGGTGATTCAACGGGAACAGGCAGCAGGCAAACTAGTAGCAATGACCGGAGATGGCACTAATGATGCTCCAGCATTAGCACAGGCAAATGTTGGGGTAGCAATGAATACTGGTACTCAGGCAGCAAAAGAAGCAGCCAATATGGTGGATTTAGACTCTGATCCAACCAAGCTAATTGATATCGTTACGATTGGTAAGCAGTTGTTGATTACTCGCGGGGCGCTGACTACGTTTTCAATCGCTAATGATATTGCTAAATACTTCGCTATTATTCCGGTGATATTTGCTTCAGCTCGGTTAGAAAGCCTGAATGTTATGAATTTAGCTAGCACTAATTCTGCTGTGCTGTCAGCACTGATTTACAACGCTTTGATTATTCCAGCTTTAATTCCTTTGGCACTTACAGGTGTGAAGTTTAGACCACTGACGGCAAATCAGTTATTGCAGCGTAACATCCTCATCTATGGCTTAGGCGGAGTCATAGCACCTTTTATTGCAATCAAGGTAATCGACATGGCGATCGCGGCAGTGGGATTGGCATAG